The genomic window GACAACGGCGGCAAACACGCTCAGCGGAACCAGCGGCACGGCCAACCACCAACTTCGCCAACGGCGAATAGCGGCAAGTTGAGAATCAGTTGCGTTCATCGAAATACTCCGGGGTTGATAGAGAATCCAGCGTGGCTTCCAGTGCTCGCATGGTTTGTTGCCAGCGTTCCGCTTCCCAACTGGCATCGAACCCAGCGTCGGCGCCGGGCGGATCGGAACGGGGCGTTGTCGCTTCAGACGGTGAGCTGTCGAGGACGGACTCGGACGCGGCCTGCGCGGTACCGGGCGGCGGAGGCACCGAAAGCGCGTTGTGGGTGCCTGGCCTGTACTGCCAAACCGCAACGCTCACCACCGTGGCCAGGATCGTTGCGGCCGCGGCCACGCGGCGTCCAATTCTGACACGGCCTGATGATTCGCCGCCGCGCAGCCGCTGAGGCAAAGGCATCTGCCCCGGCTGACGAACATGTTGCAACGCCGCACGCATCAACTCGGCCGCTTCTTCCGCGCTGGCAATCCGCTGCAACACATCGACTTGCATCAGAGCCTGGACCAAGCGGCTGAACCAAGGCGGCATGCGTTCGTTAATCTCGTGAACCGGACGTGGCGGCGCATCGCAGATTTTTCGCAGCACCGCCAAGGGGCTTTCGGCGCGAAACGGCGGCCGCCCGGTTGCCAGGGCAAACAACAAACTGCCCAGACTGAACAGATCACTACGGGCATCGACCGCGTCACCGCTCGCCTGCTCGGGGCTCATAAACTGCGGCGTGCCGGCGATCATGCCGCTGACCGTCAGCGTGGCGTCGTCCAGCGCACGGGCCAAACCGAAATCGCTGATCAACACCCGTCCGTTACCGGCTTCGACCAGCATGTTGGCCGGTTTGACGTCGCGATGGATCACGCCTTGGCGGTGAGCGGCCGCCAGGCCTTCGGCGATTTGCACGCCCACTCGCAACACGTCCTCCAACTCCATCGCACCGTCGGTGTCGATGC from Roseimaritima ulvae includes these protein-coding regions:
- a CDS encoding serine/threonine-protein kinase; the encoded protein is MIAKPRPTPESPCSRGQLQRLLDDCLPPEQAALAEAHLAGCEHCRDALHELAGSELWWTETRSMLRDSTLAVAGEPLLPSQPADASLDASLRWIQPLLQPSESTHELGLLGNYPIVEIIGQGGMGVVLRGVDRELNRPVAIKVLAPHLAGVGAARQRFMREAQAAAAIVHPHVIPIYGIETEAALPYLVMPFVAGGNLQQRIDTDGAMELEDVLRVGVQIAEGLAAAHRQGVIHRDVKPANMLVEAGNGRVLISDFGLARALDDATLTVSGMIAGTPQFMSPEQASGDAVDARSDLFSLGSLLFALATGRPPFRAESPLAVLRKICDAPPRPVHEINERMPPWFSRLVQALMQVDVLQRIASAEEAAELMRAALQHVRQPGQMPLPQRLRGGESSGRVRIGRRVAAAATILATVVSVAVWQYRPGTHNALSVPPPPGTAQAASESVLDSSPSEATTPRSDPPGADAGFDASWEAERWQQTMRALEATLDSLSTPEYFDERN